GTCAAAGCTACGGTGAAGTCGGTCATAATAATTACGAATACTAGGATTTAAGCTACCGCTTATGATGGGTTGCTCCGGGGAAGCGTCAAGGGCACTCATCGCAGCAGCAGCACCATACCCGACGAAGGCAACCCAAACATAATGCCAGGGGTCCAGCGCATGTGCCTGATAGGAAAATAATTCACCAGGGAAAATGATAAACGTATCTCCTGGGCCACATGGATAGCTCTTGTTGCGTATAGTGAATTCCCCTTTTCCGGATAGCACGGTGTGAATGAGATAATAGTCATGAATGGCAGGGCCCATTTTGTGAGAACGAACGGTCTGACCCTCGCCACTAAATAGAACGGAAATATCCTCATTGGAGGGAGAGGGGTTCATGTTAAGAAAATACGAATCATGATCACTGGGCATTTTGGCACCTACTCAGAAGTCTTTTCTATTACTTTATCAAATAAACTACAAATGTCCATATAGATGCTTAATCAATCCATACTTTTTTGAGTGCGCTTGCATTACATTGGGGATAGGCATTCACTTTAACATTCGGAGGTTATGAACTTGTCTAAAATTACTTTTCTAGGCGCGGGAAGCACGGTATTTGCGAAAAATGTACTTGGTGATGTAATAATGACGCCAGCTCTGCAAGGCTTTGAAATTGCGTTGTTTGATATCGATCCCGTTCGTCTGAAGGATTCAGAGAACATGCTGAATAACATCAAAAAGACAGCAGGAAGTACTTGTGTGATTAAAGCATTTTCCGATCGCAAAGAAGCACTTCGCGGCTCTAAATATGTAGTCAATGCCATCCAAGTGGGTGGTTATGATCCATGTACGATTACAGACTTTGAAATTCCGACCAAATACGGCTTAAGACAAACGATTGCGGATACCATTGGTATCGGAGGCATTTTCCGTAACCTTCGTACAATTCCGGTTATGCTTGATTTTGCCGCTGACATTCGCGAAGTATGCCCAGATGCATTGTTCCTCAACTATACGAATCCGATGGCTGTTCTTACCAACGTAATGAACACTTACGGCAATGTGCAAACGGTTGGCCTATGTCATAGCGTTCAAGCTTGTGTACCTCACATGTTCGAGCATTTGGGGATTGATACAGAAGGTGTTCAAGCTAAAATTGCCGGTATTAATCATATGGCTTGGCTGCTTGAGGTAACTAAGGATGGCGTCGATCTTTATCCGGAAATTAAGAAGCGTGCAGCCGCCAAGCAAAGCGAGAAGCATAATGATATGGTCCGGTATGAAATGATGCTTAAATTCGGTTACTACATTACGGAATCCTCCGAGCACAATGCAGAATACCATCCCTATTTCATCAAGCGGAACTATCCAGAGCTTATCGAGCGCTTTAACATTCCGTTGGATGAATATCCACGCCGTTGTGTAGAACAAATAAGCAGGTGGGGAAAAATGCGCGACGAGCTAGTGAATGATGCTAATCTAGTGCATGAACGCTCTCATGAATATGCTTCTTACATTTTTGAAGCGATGGAGACGAATGTGCCTTTCAAAATCGGAGGCAATGTTATGAATACGGGCGGCTTGATTTCAAATCTGCCTCGCGAGGCTTGTGTAGAGGTTCCTTGTCTAGTCGACCGCTCCGGTGTTAACCCAATCTATATCGGCAACCTTCCACCGCAGCTAGCTGCACTGAACCGGACGAATATTAATACGCAATTGCTTACAATAGAAGCCGCAATTACGGGTAAGAAAGAACACATCTATCACGCAGCAATGCTGGACCCACATACGGCAGCAGAGCTTTCTATTGATGATATTATTTCAATGTGCGACGAGCTCATTGAAGCTCATGGCAACTGGCTTCCTAAATTCTCGTAAGAAGCACAAGACCAATAAGCCGACACTTCCTCATCGCAGGATAGTGTCGGCTTATTTTTGTACATCGCTCGCTATTGTGTCTTGGTGGATTTGAAAGTGTGCACCTTACTCCAGCTTTTTCCCCCATCGAATGAGGTGTACATAATAGAAGCTACGGAATTCTCGGTATTAACCCACCAGATGTGGTTCGCATCCACTGCGGCAATTTGCTGCGCGCCGTAGCCTGGGAAGGCTGCTTTCAGGGAAATCCATGTTTTACCGCCATCTGTTGTTTTACCTAAGGTGTTAGGCAGATCACAGGCCGAGCATTGTCCACCCATGAATGCGGTGCTGGGGTTTACCACATACAAAGCACCAGGACTGGAGCCGGTATTATGGGGTACGTTCGTTTCTTTGTTCATTTCATAGCCAGGTGCGGGCCCAGATCCAGCTTGATTATTGGCTAAGACGGGAATCCATGATTTTCCTCCGTCTATTGTATGAAACAAGGAATAGGATGTCTGTGACATTCCGGAATCACCGATTAGCTCGACCCATGCGTCGGCTTTCCCGGTCGATCGAATAACGACTCCAGTAACAGTAGCTGTATTTGCACGCGACAGAACGGAACGCCATGTTTTGCCGCCGTCTGTCGTACGAGTAATATTGAATTTGTCCTTTCCTTCCTCCTGAGTTACCGCCCATCCATGATTACGGTCATGGAAATAGGAGTCTCCTACGAGGGATGCAGGGACAGGGAGCTTCACCCAAGTTTTGCCGCCATCGCTTGTATACGCATTTCCACTGAACGCTTCCTTTGAGGATATAAAATGGAGAAATGCCCGGTTAGGCACAATTCCTGCTTCTGTCCATTTGCTACCTCCGTTAGTGGTGTGCAGCAGCTGTAAGCCTTGTGATTTGTTGATATCAAGCGTTGCCCATGCAGTCTTATCGTTGAGGGCAAATAATTGAGTAACGATATACTTATGCTTAAGCTGGGTTTTCCAAGTCTTTCCTCCGTCGTCGGTTCTGGCAATCCAGCCTTTCCCGCCTGCCCATCCTGATTTGAAGCTGGCTAATCTAATAGCGGTTACTTCTCCTAGGGTATCCTGATTAGATGATACGGTTGGTGAGGAGGACGGAATTCCACCTGTATTGCCAATGCTCTCGAGGTTAGAGCTAGTAGCTGGAGCTTGGCTTGGAGACGAAACAGCAGAATGTGAGGCCTCAGCGCTAGTTGTCGGGATAGAGGTATTGGAACCTTTACCACACCCCGCTATAAGAGTGACTAGTAAAGCTGTGGTTAGGAGAAATGTGCTTGTTTTCAATGATGACATCAGTTCCACGCCCTCTCTTACGGAATAGACGATTCGTATGCAATCCGGGTTGCAAGGGATTCATAAGCATCGTCTATTTTAATGTACCCAATTAAAGTAAAAGGTAACTGAGAGGGGAAAACTGCAGCTTAAATTCGGCAAACATCCTTCGAGCAAGCTGGGCAGGCAGGGCATTGGCAAATTTCTTGTAGCGCTTTGAGCTTGCGAATAATGATTTTACCGTACCGGAAATCGACGATTCCTTGATCCTTAAACTCATTCAGCATTCGATTAACACTCTCGCGGGTAGCTCCAATGAAATCAGCAAGCTCGGAATGAGTAAGCTTCGTATCAATGCGTATTCCGTAAGACTCTATAACGCCATAAGAGTTGCTTAAACGGATTAAGGTAGAAGCCAATGCACCTGGTTTACCGAAGAGCAGCAAATCCCGCAGCTTAGATTGGGTGACGCGTTGAGACACAGCCATCCAATTCATGAGGCTTATAGCAAGGTCCCCGTTGTGCTGTATTAGTGTGTTTAGTGAATTCCGTGTAATTAGGCCGATTTCGGTGTTTTCGGTTACCTCTGCGGTAAAGCCGTAGGGTGATGCTTCCTGTCCACTAATGGTTTCACATATAAAATCTCCTGCTTGAAGCAGAGTAAGTATAAGCTCTTTACCGTCTGCAGTTGCTTTTCTAAGCTTTACTTTACCGCTACGAATATAGTACAGGTATTCCGTTTCATCGCCTTCCCAGAATAGGAAGCCGCCTGATGGGACGCGAAGGGAAATCATGATGCTCTCAAGCTGTTCAAATTGCCTCGGAGTGCAAAAGCTGGCAATACCCCTGCTTGCTTCTACTGGTTTACCAGCAGCCTCTACTTCAGTAGTGTTGACCGGACAATTGATACTCATAGCCGCCATCTCCCTTTAATCTGATACTCTTATCGTAACGGTATGAGGAAAATAATGTTATCGGGGAATTCGCTGAATCGTTAAGGGGAATTCCCCTATTTATTTGTGAGGAAAATCACACCTGAGGTTAAATATAGGTGTTTCCCCGAGCTTCTTTCAGGGTTTTCCCTGACTTACAAGAGTTCGCTTACTCGCTAAAATAGAACATAGATACATTCGAGTCGGGGAGGGGAACGAATTGGAAACGATTGAGGGACGTATGAATGAGATGCTCTTCCGGCTAAAGCAGGAGGTTTCCAGTGACTTCTCCTCTCTTGCAGTTATAGATCGAAGAGAACGGATAGCTCGGTGGACGTGGGCTTCCGGTAATATAAATGAACGTTATCTCAGCATTTATCCGAGACGCGGACAAGGGCTCGAGGGGGAAATTATTAAGGTTGGTCGTGGTATAGCTTGGAATAAAGCAGATTCAATGAACAGAGGGCTGAATCCCGGTTATTCCATTATGCTAGCTGAGCAATTGCTCTCGGCATTCGCGGCTCCTGTCATTGGAAGCCAGGATATACTTGGCGTATTAATGGTAGGTGACAGACGGGAACGTATTTATGGTGCGATTGACCGCGAGATCGTGGAGCGGGCGGCACAGGCTATAGCGGGTTCTATCTTGGATTTGATATGATAGAAGGATAAGGAGGCGGGATAATGATCCGAATATTGCTTGTCGATGATCATGCCGTCGTTCGCTCGGGGCTAGCTATGCTGCTGGGTGCCAAGGCAGATATGGAAGTGGTAGGGGAAGCTGCTGATGGAGAAGAGGCCATTAAGAAAGCTGAGCTGCTTGTTCCCGATGTCGTACTGATGGATTTAAGCATGCCCCACGGCAAAGATGGACTGAGCACAACGGCAGAATTAAAGAAGCGGCTGCCCGATATCGCGGTGCTTATTCTAACGATGCACGATGATGAAGAATACTTGTTTAGAGCCATTCATTTGGGCGCCTCTGGTTACTTGCTTAAGAGCTCACCGCATGAAGAGATGATTAGTGCAATTCGTCACGTTGCGGCAGGTGATGCATACTTGCATCCAACGGCAACGAAAAGATTAATGGGCGAGTACTTAGATAAGCTGAAGCATGGAAGCGATCATGGTACGTATGAATCATTATCGGAAAGAGAAAAGGAAATATTGGCGAAGGTGGCCCAGGGCTATACGAACAAGGATATCGCCGAGCAGCTAGTCATAAGCGTCAAGACTGTTGAATCTCACAAAAGCAACCTGATGGATAAGCTAAATCTCAAAACGAGGCCGGATCTCGTTAAATTTGCGATGAAGAAGGGACTGCTGAATTTTGAAGCCTAATGACAGCGGTAACTATTCGGAGTTCGGTGGTTCTTTAGAGGAAACGGTCAAGCAGCTATCGGGTCTTAAATATGCACTCGACGAGGCGTCTATTGTGGCTGTAACCGATCCGAAGGGGAAAATCCAATATGTAAACGATAGATTCTGTGATATTTCGCGGTATTCGCGGGAGGAATTACTTGGGCAGGATCATCGGATTATTAATTCAGGATTTCATGGTAAAGCCTTCATGGAGGAGCTATGGCACACAATCTCGTCAGGGAATGTGTGGCGGGGAGAAATTAAGAACCGGACTAAGGAAGGCAGCTACTATTGGGTAGATACGACGATTGTTCCTTTCTTGAACGAGGAAGGTAAGCCTTATCAGTATTTGGCCATTCGCCACGAGGTTACGGCTAGGAAGAAGGCGGAAGAGGAGCTGCAGCTGCTGCTTTCGCAAATGATGCAAATCCAAGAGGAGGAGCGCAGGCGATTCTCCCGGGATCTTCACGACGGAATTGGACAGAGCCTGTTTTCTTTGTTGATTTCTATGGATACGATTATTTCCGGTGGGGATTACGATAAGCTGGGGGCTCTAAGGGATGAGGTTGCCCACCTGATGGCAGACGTTCGGGGACTGGCTTGGGAGCTAAGACCGTCTGTTCTGGATGATCTCGGCGTTATTCCCGCTTTGCGTACTTATTTGGATACCTATTCGAAGCATTATGGAATTAAAGTCCACTTTACATCTGATTTACGTAAAAGATTGAGTATTCAAGAGGAAACCACAATATACCGCATCATTCAGGAGGCGTTAATGAATGTCGGTAAATACGCGGATGTATCCGAGGCAACAGTCTCGGTTCAGGATTGTGGTACCACTATAGAGGTATCCATACAGGACCAAGGCAAAGGCTTCTCAAGGACTGGGGGAACGAATGGAGTAGGTCTGTTCAGCATGGAAGAACGAGCAAGGGTAATTGGTGGCGAGCTGCATATCCGATCTACCCCGGGAAGTGGGACGGTCGTTTCACTGAGTATCCCTCAACCCGTAGCAGAAAGCGAA
This portion of the Cohnella abietis genome encodes:
- a CDS encoding Crp/Fnr family transcriptional regulator, with protein sequence MSINCPVNTTEVEAAGKPVEASRGIASFCTPRQFEQLESIMISLRVPSGGFLFWEGDETEYLYYIRSGKVKLRKATADGKELILTLLQAGDFICETISGQEASPYGFTAEVTENTEIGLITRNSLNTLIQHNGDLAISLMNWMAVSQRVTQSKLRDLLLFGKPGALASTLIRLSNSYGVIESYGIRIDTKLTHSELADFIGATRESVNRMLNEFKDQGIVDFRYGKIIIRKLKALQEICQCPACPACSKDVCRI
- a CDS encoding GAF domain-containing protein, with protein sequence METIEGRMNEMLFRLKQEVSSDFSSLAVIDRRERIARWTWASGNINERYLSIYPRRGQGLEGEIIKVGRGIAWNKADSMNRGLNPGYSIMLAEQLLSAFAAPVIGSQDILGVLMVGDRRERIYGAIDREIVERAAQAIAGSILDLI
- a CDS encoding sensor histidine kinase, which translates into the protein MKPNDSGNYSEFGGSLEETVKQLSGLKYALDEASIVAVTDPKGKIQYVNDRFCDISRYSREELLGQDHRIINSGFHGKAFMEELWHTISSGNVWRGEIKNRTKEGSYYWVDTTIVPFLNEEGKPYQYLAIRHEVTARKKAEEELQLLLSQMMQIQEEERRRFSRDLHDGIGQSLFSLLISMDTIISGGDYDKLGALRDEVAHLMADVRGLAWELRPSVLDDLGVIPALRTYLDTYSKHYGIKVHFTSDLRKRLSIQEETTIYRIIQEALMNVGKYADVSEATVSVQDCGTTIEVSIQDQGKGFSRTGGTNGVGLFSMEERARVIGGELHIRSTPGSGTVVSLSIPQPVAESE
- a CDS encoding response regulator; the encoded protein is MIRILLVDDHAVVRSGLAMLLGAKADMEVVGEAADGEEAIKKAELLVPDVVLMDLSMPHGKDGLSTTAELKKRLPDIAVLILTMHDDEEYLFRAIHLGASGYLLKSSPHEEMISAIRHVAAGDAYLHPTATKRLMGEYLDKLKHGSDHGTYESLSEREKEILAKVAQGYTNKDIAEQLVISVKTVESHKSNLMDKLNLKTRPDLVKFAMKKGLLNFEA
- a CDS encoding WD40/YVTN/BNR-like repeat-containing protein → MSSLKTSTFLLTTALLVTLIAGCGKGSNTSIPTTSAEASHSAVSSPSQAPATSSNLESIGNTGGIPSSSPTVSSNQDTLGEVTAIRLASFKSGWAGGKGWIARTDDGGKTWKTQLKHKYIVTQLFALNDKTAWATLDINKSQGLQLLHTTNGGSKWTEAGIVPNRAFLHFISSKEAFSGNAYTSDGGKTWVKLPVPASLVGDSYFHDRNHGWAVTQEEGKDKFNITRTTDGGKTWRSVLSRANTATVTGVVIRSTGKADAWVELIGDSGMSQTSYSLFHTIDGGKSWIPVLANNQAGSGPAPGYEMNKETNVPHNTGSSPGALYVVNPSTAFMGGQCSACDLPNTLGKTTDGGKTWISLKAAFPGYGAQQIAAVDANHIWWVNTENSVASIMYTSFDGGKSWSKVHTFKSTKTQ
- the melA gene encoding alpha-glucosidase/alpha-galactosidase, which gives rise to MSKITFLGAGSTVFAKNVLGDVIMTPALQGFEIALFDIDPVRLKDSENMLNNIKKTAGSTCVIKAFSDRKEALRGSKYVVNAIQVGGYDPCTITDFEIPTKYGLRQTIADTIGIGGIFRNLRTIPVMLDFAADIREVCPDALFLNYTNPMAVLTNVMNTYGNVQTVGLCHSVQACVPHMFEHLGIDTEGVQAKIAGINHMAWLLEVTKDGVDLYPEIKKRAAAKQSEKHNDMVRYEMMLKFGYYITESSEHNAEYHPYFIKRNYPELIERFNIPLDEYPRRCVEQISRWGKMRDELVNDANLVHERSHEYASYIFEAMETNVPFKIGGNVMNTGGLISNLPREACVEVPCLVDRSGVNPIYIGNLPPQLAALNRTNINTQLLTIEAAITGKKEHIYHAAMLDPHTAAELSIDDIISMCDELIEAHGNWLPKFS